A single genomic interval of Paralichthys olivaceus isolate ysfri-2021 chromosome 7, ASM2471397v2, whole genome shotgun sequence harbors:
- the phaf1 gene encoding phagosome assembly factor 1 isoform X1: protein MLDLEVVPERSLGNEQWEFALGMPLAQAISILQKHCRIIKNVQVLYSEQTPLSHDLILNLTQDGIKLLFDATNQRLKVIEVYDLSKVKLKYCGVHFNSQAIAPTIEQIDQSFGATHPGVYNAAEQLFHLNFRGLSFSFQLDSWNEAPKYEPNYALGLASLQIPHGAMVKRMHIYTGNNLQETRAPAMPVACFLGNIYAECVDVLRDRAGALGLKLRLLTAGCGPGVMADAKVRSLERSIYFGDSCQDVLGALGSPHKVFYKSEDKMKIHSPSPHKQVPSKCNDYFFNYFTLGVDILFDSTTHLVKKFVLHTNFPGHYNFNIYHRCDFKIPLVIKKEGADSQTEDCILTTYNKWDQIQELLGHPMEKPVVLHRSSSANNTNPFGSTFCFGLQRMIFEVMQNNHIASVTLYGAPRTTGQARPESSSSSH, encoded by the exons ATGCTGGATCTGGAGGTGGTGCCTGAGAGATCACTAGGAAATGAGCAATGGGAATTCGCCTTAG ggaTGCCATTGGCCCAGGCCATCTCTATTCTACAGAAGCACTGCCGCATCATCAAAAACGTCCAGGTGCTATACAGTGAGCAG ACACCACTCAGCCATGACCTTATACTGAACCTGACTCAGGATGGGATTAAACTGCTGTTTGATGCCACAAACCAGAGACTCAAG GTGATCGAAGTGTATGACCTCAGCAAAGTCAAGTTGAAATACTG TGGAGTCCATTTCAACTCTCAGGCCATTGCCCCCACAATAGAACAAATAGACCAGTCGTTTGGAGCCACGCACCCTGGAG TTTACAATGCCGCAGAGCAGTTGTTCCACCTCAACTTTCGGGGACTGTCCTTCTCCTTCCAGCTGGACTCTTGGAATGAAGCTCCGAAATACGAG CCTAACTATGCCCTGGGTTTGGCCTCCCTGCAGATTCCCCACGGGGCCATGGTCAAGAGGATGCACATCTACACTGGCAACAACCTGCAGGAAACAAg AGCTCCAGCGATGCCGGTGGCTTGTTTCCTTGGCAACATCTATGCAGAGTGTGTCGATGTCCTGAGAGACCGGGCAGGGGCTCTGGGGCTCAAACTCCGCCTTCTCACTGCAG GTTGTGGTCCAGGTGTGATGGCTGATGCTAAAGTGAGGTCTCTCGAGAGGAGCATCTACTTTGGAGATTCCTGTCAGGATGTACTCGGTGCTCTGGGCTCACCACATAAAGTTTTTTACAAGTCTGAGGACAAG ATGAAGATCCACTCTCCATCACCTCACAAGCAGGTTCCTTCTAAATGTAACGACTACTTCTTCAACTACTTCACCCTTGGAGTG gATATCCTGTTTGACTCAACAACTCACCTGGTGAAGAAGTTTGTCCTGCATACCAACTTCCCGGGACATTACAACTTCAATAT ATATCATCGATGTGACTTTAAGATTCCACTAGTCATCAAAAAAG AAGGAGCTGATTCTCAGACAGAGGACTGCATCTTAACCACCTACAACAAG tgggATCAGATTCAGGAACTGTTGGGTCACCCGATGGAGAAGCCTGTTGTGCTCCACAG GTCCTCCTCAGCCAATAACACCAACCCATTTGGCTCGACGTTCTGTTTTGGACTGCAGAGGATGATCTTTGAG GTGATGCAGAATAACCACATAGCGTCAGTGACCCTCTACGGTGCTCCACGGACCACCGGTCAAGCCCGACCCGAATCCAGTAGTAGTTCCCACTGA
- the phaf1 gene encoding phagosome assembly factor 1 isoform X2 has protein sequence MLDLEVVPERSLGNEQWEFALGMPLAQAISILQKHCRIIKNVQVLYSEQTPLSHDLILNLTQDGIKLLFDATNQRLKVIEVYDLSKVKLKYCGVHFNSQAIAPTIEQIDQSFGATHPGVYNAAEQLFHLNFRGLSFSFQLDSWNEAPKYEIPHGAMVKRMHIYTGNNLQETRAPAMPVACFLGNIYAECVDVLRDRAGALGLKLRLLTAGCGPGVMADAKVRSLERSIYFGDSCQDVLGALGSPHKVFYKSEDKMKIHSPSPHKQVPSKCNDYFFNYFTLGVDILFDSTTHLVKKFVLHTNFPGHYNFNIYHRCDFKIPLVIKKEGADSQTEDCILTTYNKWDQIQELLGHPMEKPVVLHRSSSANNTNPFGSTFCFGLQRMIFEVMQNNHIASVTLYGAPRTTGQARPESSSSSH, from the exons ATGCTGGATCTGGAGGTGGTGCCTGAGAGATCACTAGGAAATGAGCAATGGGAATTCGCCTTAG ggaTGCCATTGGCCCAGGCCATCTCTATTCTACAGAAGCACTGCCGCATCATCAAAAACGTCCAGGTGCTATACAGTGAGCAG ACACCACTCAGCCATGACCTTATACTGAACCTGACTCAGGATGGGATTAAACTGCTGTTTGATGCCACAAACCAGAGACTCAAG GTGATCGAAGTGTATGACCTCAGCAAAGTCAAGTTGAAATACTG TGGAGTCCATTTCAACTCTCAGGCCATTGCCCCCACAATAGAACAAATAGACCAGTCGTTTGGAGCCACGCACCCTGGAG TTTACAATGCCGCAGAGCAGTTGTTCCACCTCAACTTTCGGGGACTGTCCTTCTCCTTCCAGCTGGACTCTTGGAATGAAGCTCCGAAATACGAG ATTCCCCACGGGGCCATGGTCAAGAGGATGCACATCTACACTGGCAACAACCTGCAGGAAACAAg AGCTCCAGCGATGCCGGTGGCTTGTTTCCTTGGCAACATCTATGCAGAGTGTGTCGATGTCCTGAGAGACCGGGCAGGGGCTCTGGGGCTCAAACTCCGCCTTCTCACTGCAG GTTGTGGTCCAGGTGTGATGGCTGATGCTAAAGTGAGGTCTCTCGAGAGGAGCATCTACTTTGGAGATTCCTGTCAGGATGTACTCGGTGCTCTGGGCTCACCACATAAAGTTTTTTACAAGTCTGAGGACAAG ATGAAGATCCACTCTCCATCACCTCACAAGCAGGTTCCTTCTAAATGTAACGACTACTTCTTCAACTACTTCACCCTTGGAGTG gATATCCTGTTTGACTCAACAACTCACCTGGTGAAGAAGTTTGTCCTGCATACCAACTTCCCGGGACATTACAACTTCAATAT ATATCATCGATGTGACTTTAAGATTCCACTAGTCATCAAAAAAG AAGGAGCTGATTCTCAGACAGAGGACTGCATCTTAACCACCTACAACAAG tgggATCAGATTCAGGAACTGTTGGGTCACCCGATGGAGAAGCCTGTTGTGCTCCACAG GTCCTCCTCAGCCAATAACACCAACCCATTTGGCTCGACGTTCTGTTTTGGACTGCAGAGGATGATCTTTGAG GTGATGCAGAATAACCACATAGCGTCAGTGACCCTCTACGGTGCTCCACGGACCACCGGTCAAGCCCGACCCGAATCCAGTAGTAGTTCCCACTGA
- the b3gnt9 gene encoding UDP-GlcNAc:betaGal beta-1,3-N-acetylglucosaminyltransferase 9: MTMMRRMITMRRILHVKGDVMCTMLLLVLFCLLLYARQVAISSGWDRPQWKLEIHGSTSSSRTLLGASGAKGGRESQEFPSSPSEPQLPACKPQSKSKPPQAKSKPLLKSKGKSKSRRKNAAPTKPAAKPLPTMPPFDFEGYLKAKDNRNFNLLINQPEKCHIRGAEEEEGGEAPYMLIAVKSVAADFDKRQVVRRTWGKEGLFPNDVTIRTVFLLGVPRNRTALPLWDRLLTYESQTFRDILLWDFEDTFFNLTLKETHFLKWVNSSCPQVKFIFKGDADVYVNVENILEMLQGQKPDEDLFVGDIIIHAKPIRRRSSKYYVPEFVYGGGLYPNYAGGGGFVMSGHTARRLSSACQQVELFPIDDVFLGMCLQLIGVKPSRHQGFRTFGIPRPSAAPHLQTFNPCFYRELMVVHSLSVPQIWLMWNLLHDPDLSCHNRSSQTPSPFKWRGKMAEDTDYGEKRVFIMH; this comes from the exons atgacgatgatgaggaggatgataaCGATGAGGAGGATTCTCCATGTGAAGGGAGATGTGATGTGCACGATGCTGCTGTTGGTTctgttctgtctgctgctctaCGCTCGACAG GTGGCGATCTCCTCCGGGTGGGACAGACCTCAGTGGAAGCTGGAGATCCACGGCTCCACCAGCTCCAGTCGGACACTGCTGGGGGCCAGTGGGGCCAAAGGGGGCCGGGAGTCTCAAGAG TTCCCCTCCAGCCCGTCAGAGCCACAGCTGCCCGCCTGTAAGCCCCAGTCCAAGTCCAAACCTCCTCAGGCCAAATCCAAACCTCTGCTCAAATCTAAGGGGAAATCGAAGTCCCGACGGAAGAATGCTGCGCCGACCAAACCTGCTGCCAAACCTCTGCCCACGATGCCTCCGTTTGACTTTGAAGGATACTTGAAAGCGAAGGACAACAGGAACTTTAATCTGCTCATCAACCAGCCAGAGAAGTGtcacatcagaggagcagaggaggaagaaggaggcgAAGCTCCCTACATGCTCATCGCAGTCAAATCCGTTGCGGCAGATTTTGATAAGCGTCAG GTGGTGCGTCGGACATGGGGTAAGGAGGGACTGTTCCCAAACGACGTCACCATTCGTACGGTTTTCCTGCTAGGGGTTCCCAGGAATCGAACTGCTCTGCCTCTGTGGGATCGCCTCCTCACCTACGAGAGTCAGACGTTCCGGGACATCCTGCTCTGGGACTTTGAGGACACTTTCTTCAACCTGACGCTGaaggaaacacattttctgaaatGGGTTAACAGCAGCTGTCCTCAAGTCAA GTTCATTTTCAAGGGTGACGCTGACGTGTATGTGAATGTGGAGAACATACTGGAGATGCTACAAGGTCAGAAGCCGGATGAGGATCTGTTTGTCGGTGATATTATCATTCACGCCAAACCCATTCGCAGAAGGAGCTCCAAATATTATGTGCCGGAGTTTGTGTACGGGGGGGGTCTGTACCCAAATtacgcaggaggaggagggtttgtGATGTCGGGACATACGGCTCGGAGACTGAGCTCTGCGTGTCAACAG GTGGAGCTGTTCCCCATTGACGATGTCTTTCTGGGAATGTGCCTGCAGCTGATTGGTGTCAAACCGTCACGTCACCAGGGCTTCCGGACCTTTGGGATTCCCCGGCCGTCTGCGGCGCCCCACCTTCAGACGTTCAACCCCTGTTTCTACAGAGAACTCATGGTGGTTCACAGCCTCAGCGTCCCGCAGATCTGGCTCATGTGGAACCTCCTGCACGACCCCGACCTGAGCTGCCACAACCGGAGCAGCCAGACGCCCTCACCCTTTAAGTGGAGGGGGAAGATGGCCGAGGATACGGACTACGGTGAGAAGCGGGTGTTCATCATGCATTAA